One Vitis vinifera cultivar Pinot Noir 40024 chromosome 8, ASM3070453v1 genomic window carries:
- the LOC100242486 gene encoding transcription initiation factor TFIID subunit 12 isoform X1, producing the protein MEQQTSSTAQPSEAPQPPSTLPPPSSVPPPSSTIPSSPNPNPNSNPNPNPNPTTPIPSPNHNINPSSTPKPPVSVNPQPQQQQSLQNSQTRPPVHRPWQQQSHFQHFSSNLSSSSSSSSTPSLSTSTSSSAVSAPPSQRGGIAIGVPAGQPTPFSSLNPPTFGQQYGGLGRSAVNVPESVANTNTSQVRPSIQGSQGMGMMGTLGSGSQMRPGGISAHHQQRPVQSSLRPQSTVNNQSPATQNFQGHGLLRASSVGSPGAPSPNTSQSMQPHNQPWLSSGSQGKPPLPSPSFRPQMTAQSLPQRSHIPQQHHHPLPTASQQQQMSTAQQPQQPLLSHQQQEHYGQQFPPSRVPQSLPHPQQIGRVQGSGNQKPSSLAIVQPSTPQLGPHSRTASAEASESGNRILSKRSIHELVNQIDPSEKLDPEVEDILVDIAEDFVESITTFGCSLAKHRKSPTLEAKDILLHLERNWNMTLPGFGGDEIKTFKKPFVSDIHKERLAAIKKSAVGTESANTKSSSGQGAGNTKGHPAKTSANVLSSPNLKIREAA; encoded by the exons ATGGAACAGCAAACATCAAGCACTGCACAGCCCAGTGAGGCTCCACAACCACCCTCCACTCTCCCACCTCCATCCTCAGTCCCTCCACCTTCTTCAACAATCCCATCTTccccaaaccctaaccctaattctaaccctaaccctaaccccaaCCCTACTACCCCCATCCCCAGTCCTAATCATAACATTAACCCTAGTTCTACTCCCAAACCTCCGGTCTCGGTTAACCCTCAGCCACAACAACAGCAGTCTCTTCAAAACTCTCAAACCAGGCCTCCGGTCCACAGACCATGGCAACAGCAATCACACTTTCAGCACTTTTCGTCCAATCTCTCGTCCTCTTCATCATCCTCTTCGACTCCGTCATTGTCTACATCGACCTCTTCTTCCGCCGTTTCTGCACCTCCGTCGCAACGGGGTGGGATTGCCATTGGTGTTCCTGCTGGGCAACCCACTCCATTTTCGTCTCTCAACCCGCCAACGTTCGGCCAGCAATACGGCGGGTTGGGTCGGAGCGCTGTCAATGTGCCCGAATCGGTTGCCAACACCAACACGTCCCAG GTAAGGCCATCTATTCAAGGAAGTCAAGGTATGGGAATGATGGGAACACTGGGCTCGGGTTCTCAAATGCGGCCAGGGGGGATTTCAGCACACCATCAACAGAGGCCTGTCCAATCATCTCTCAGACCCCAATCCACTGTAAATAACCAGTCCCCTGCTACCCAA AATTTTCAAGGGCATGGCCTTTTAAGAGCTTCATCAGTGGGATCTCCGGGTGCACCATCACCAAATACATCACAAAGTATGCAGCCTCATAATCAGCCATGGTTATCATCTGGATCACAAGGGAAGCCTCCTTTGCCATCCCCATCGTTTAGACCACAAATGACTGCTCAATCCTTGCCTCAAAGGTCACATATTCCTCAGCAACATCATCATCCCTTGCCAACTGCTTCACAGCAGCAGCAAATGTCAACTGCACAACAACCACAACAACCGTTGCTATCACATCAACAACAGGAGCATTATGGGCAGCAATTTCCACCATCAAGGGTACCACAATCTTTACCCCACCCACAACAGATCGGGAGGGTTCAGGGATCAGGAAACCAGAAGCCTTCCTCTCTTGCAATTGTGCAGCCTAGCACGCCCCAGTTGGGGCCCCATAGCAGAACAGCTAGTGCAGAGGCCAGTGAATCTGGTAATAGGATTTTGAGCAAGAGAAGCATCCATGAGCTAGTAAATCAG ATTGATCCATCAGAAAAGTTGGATCCTGAAGTCGAAGACATTCTTGTGGATATTGCAGAGGACTTTGTTGAGTCT ATTACAACATTTGGTTGCTCATTAGCCAAGCATCGAAAATCACCTACATTAGAAGCAAAGGACATACTTCTACATCTAG aaagaaattggaatatgACTCTTCCTGGGTTTGGTGGAGATGAGATTAAGACCTTCAAAAAACCA TTTGTAAGTGATATTCACAAGGAACGGCTTGCAGCG ATAAAGAAGTCAGCTGTGGGGACTGAGTCAGCAAATACGAAGAGTTCCAGTGGACAAGGTGCTGGAAATACAAAGGGTCATCCGGCAAAGACATCTGCCAATGTCTTGAGCTCGCCAAACCTTAAGATCCGTGAAGCTGCATGA
- the LOC100242486 gene encoding transcription initiation factor TFIID subunit 12 isoform X2: MEQQTSSTAQPSEAPQPPSTLPPPSSVPPPSSTIPSSPNPNPNSNPNPNPNPTTPIPSPNHNINPSSTPKPPVSVNPQPQQQQSLQNSQTRPPVHRPWQQQSHFQHFSSNLSSSSSSSSTPSLSTSTSSSAVSAPPSQRGGIAIGVPAGQPTPFSSLNPPTFGQQYGGLGRSAVNVPESVANTNTSQVRPSIQGSQGMGMMGTLGSGSQMRPGGISAHHQQRPVQSSLRPQSTNFQGHGLLRASSVGSPGAPSPNTSQSMQPHNQPWLSSGSQGKPPLPSPSFRPQMTAQSLPQRSHIPQQHHHPLPTASQQQQMSTAQQPQQPLLSHQQQEHYGQQFPPSRVPQSLPHPQQIGRVQGSGNQKPSSLAIVQPSTPQLGPHSRTASAEASESGNRILSKRSIHELVNQIDPSEKLDPEVEDILVDIAEDFVESITTFGCSLAKHRKSPTLEAKDILLHLERNWNMTLPGFGGDEIKTFKKPFVSDIHKERLAAIKKSAVGTESANTKSSSGQGAGNTKGHPAKTSANVLSSPNLKIREAA, translated from the exons ATGGAACAGCAAACATCAAGCACTGCACAGCCCAGTGAGGCTCCACAACCACCCTCCACTCTCCCACCTCCATCCTCAGTCCCTCCACCTTCTTCAACAATCCCATCTTccccaaaccctaaccctaattctaaccctaaccctaaccccaaCCCTACTACCCCCATCCCCAGTCCTAATCATAACATTAACCCTAGTTCTACTCCCAAACCTCCGGTCTCGGTTAACCCTCAGCCACAACAACAGCAGTCTCTTCAAAACTCTCAAACCAGGCCTCCGGTCCACAGACCATGGCAACAGCAATCACACTTTCAGCACTTTTCGTCCAATCTCTCGTCCTCTTCATCATCCTCTTCGACTCCGTCATTGTCTACATCGACCTCTTCTTCCGCCGTTTCTGCACCTCCGTCGCAACGGGGTGGGATTGCCATTGGTGTTCCTGCTGGGCAACCCACTCCATTTTCGTCTCTCAACCCGCCAACGTTCGGCCAGCAATACGGCGGGTTGGGTCGGAGCGCTGTCAATGTGCCCGAATCGGTTGCCAACACCAACACGTCCCAG GTAAGGCCATCTATTCAAGGAAGTCAAGGTATGGGAATGATGGGAACACTGGGCTCGGGTTCTCAAATGCGGCCAGGGGGGATTTCAGCACACCATCAACAGAGGCCTGTCCAATCATCTCTCAGACCCCAATCCACT AATTTTCAAGGGCATGGCCTTTTAAGAGCTTCATCAGTGGGATCTCCGGGTGCACCATCACCAAATACATCACAAAGTATGCAGCCTCATAATCAGCCATGGTTATCATCTGGATCACAAGGGAAGCCTCCTTTGCCATCCCCATCGTTTAGACCACAAATGACTGCTCAATCCTTGCCTCAAAGGTCACATATTCCTCAGCAACATCATCATCCCTTGCCAACTGCTTCACAGCAGCAGCAAATGTCAACTGCACAACAACCACAACAACCGTTGCTATCACATCAACAACAGGAGCATTATGGGCAGCAATTTCCACCATCAAGGGTACCACAATCTTTACCCCACCCACAACAGATCGGGAGGGTTCAGGGATCAGGAAACCAGAAGCCTTCCTCTCTTGCAATTGTGCAGCCTAGCACGCCCCAGTTGGGGCCCCATAGCAGAACAGCTAGTGCAGAGGCCAGTGAATCTGGTAATAGGATTTTGAGCAAGAGAAGCATCCATGAGCTAGTAAATCAG ATTGATCCATCAGAAAAGTTGGATCCTGAAGTCGAAGACATTCTTGTGGATATTGCAGAGGACTTTGTTGAGTCT ATTACAACATTTGGTTGCTCATTAGCCAAGCATCGAAAATCACCTACATTAGAAGCAAAGGACATACTTCTACATCTAG aaagaaattggaatatgACTCTTCCTGGGTTTGGTGGAGATGAGATTAAGACCTTCAAAAAACCA TTTGTAAGTGATATTCACAAGGAACGGCTTGCAGCG ATAAAGAAGTCAGCTGTGGGGACTGAGTCAGCAAATACGAAGAGTTCCAGTGGACAAGGTGCTGGAAATACAAAGGGTCATCCGGCAAAGACATCTGCCAATGTCTTGAGCTCGCCAAACCTTAAGATCCGTGAAGCTGCATGA